One window of the Choristoneura fumiferana chromosome 18, NRCan_CFum_1, whole genome shotgun sequence genome contains the following:
- the LOC141437714 gene encoding uncharacterized protein translates to MLKTLVVIFALLVCCYCDGQNNTLVEESRAKKKKNVARLWIMIILLVFSKVAVLKVVSVFLFMAFFQKFCYIIGLLISYFMKNKEAMKPPPAPPAPAPPAPLYGAPAPADYNTIGYSYGPPDNSEPFPLNTENVIPNFSDLGNFNWPFKRNV, encoded by the exons ATGTTGAAAACTTTGGTGGTTATATTCGCGTTATTGGTGTGCTGTTACTGCGATGGGCAAAACAATACATTAGTAGAGGAGTCGAGGgcgaaaaagaagaaaaatgtcGCGCGACTGTGGA TTATGATCATCCTGCTGGTATTCTCGAAGGTGGCGGTCCTGAAAGTGGTTTCAGTGTTCCTCTTCATGGCTTTCTTCCAAAAGTTCTGTTACATAATCGGCCTTCTGATCAGTTACTTCATGAAGAACAAAGAGGCGATGAAGCCACCCCCGGCACCCCCGGCCCCGGCACCTCCGGCACCCCTTTACGGGGCGCCGGCGCCCGCTGACTACAACACTATAGGGTACAGTTACGGACCCCCTGATAACAGTGAACCCTTCCCATTAAATACTGAGAATGTGATACCGAACTTTTCCGATTTAGGGAATTTCAATTGGCCATTCAAGAGGAATGTTTAG